The following is a genomic window from Devosia neptuniae.
GGCGACGCTGGTGCAGGCCGAGGCCGCGCTGGCGCGCAATACTTCGCTGAGCGCTGGCAATCTGGTGTCCAAGACCGATCTCGATAGCGCGCAGGCGGCGGTGGATTCGTCCCTGGCGCAGATCGATCAGCTCGATGCGCAGATCGCCCAGGCGCAATTGAGCGTGGAATCGGCGCAGCTCAATCTGTCACGCACCAAGATCGTGGCACCCAATGACGGCACGGTGGTCGCGGTGCTGGTCGAAGCCGGGCAGACCGTCAATGCCAACCAGACGACGCCGACCATCGTCAAGATCGCCGATCTCGACACCATGGTAATCAAGGCCGAAATCTCGGAGGCCGATGTGGTGCGTGTGGCCGCCGGGCAGCGGGTCTATTTCACCATTCTGGGTGAGCCCGACAAGCAGATCGACGCCACCCTGCGCGAGATTGAGCCGGCGCCGACCTCGATCAGTTCGGACAGCACCTCGACCGATACGGCCATCTATTACAACGGCCTGTTCGACGTGCCCAATCCCGACCACAAGCTGCGCATTTCGATGACCGCGCAGGTCACCATCGTGCTCGACGAGGTCGAAAATGCACTGGTGTTGTCCTCGGGCCTCGTGACCCGGCGCGGGCCGGATGGCAATGCCATGGTGCTTGTCTACAATCCCGACACCGAGCAGACCGAGCCGCGGCGGGTCGAAGTGGGCCTCAACAACAATGTCATGGCCGAAATCAAGAGCGGGCTGAACGAGGGCGACGAAGTGGTAGCCTCAGGCGCCAGCGGCGTGCGCGTGCCGACGGGTGGGCAAGGCGGGCGCGGCCCCGGAGCGGGCGGGTTGATCGGCTTTGGTGGTGGGCCGCGGCCATGACGGATAGCAATACCCCGATCATCTCGTTGCGCGGGCTCAACCGGGTCTTCGCAACCGGGGGCGAGGCCGTGACCGTGCTGCGGGATATCGATCTCGATATCCATCAGGGCGAGCTGGTGGCCATCATCGGGCAATCCGGCTCGGGCAAGTCGACGCTGATGAACATTCTGGGGTGCCTCGATAAGGCGACCACGGGCAAATACACCTTTGGCGGCAAGGATGTCGGCCGGCTGGGACCCGATGCCCTGGCCGAACTGCGGCGCGAGCATTTCGGTTTCATCTTCCAGCGCTATCAATTGCTGCCCGATCTGGACGCGGTGGAGAATGTCGAAATTCCCGCCATCTATGCCGGGGTGGATGCGACGGCGCGGCGGCAGCGGGCCATCGACTTGTTGACCCGCCTTGGACTCGGCGAGCGGCTGAGCCATCGGCCCAATGCATTATCGGGCGGCCAGCAGCAGCGCGTCAGCGTGGCGCGGGCGCTGATGAATGGGGGCGAGGTAATCCTGGCCGACGAGCCCACCGGAGCGCTCGACAGCCATAGCGGCAAGGAATTGCTGGCTTTGCTGCACGAGCTGCATGGCGAGGGCCACACCATCATCATCGTGACCCATGATGCCTCCATTGCCGCGCAGGCCGAGCGGGTGATCGAGATTTCCGATGGCGTGATCATCGCCGACCGCCGCAATGGCGAAGAGACCCGCAATGACCGCACCAAGCAAGCCATCCGCCACATTGCGCGCTGGCGCGAAGGGCTGGACCGGGCCGGCGAAGCATTTCGCATGGCGCTGCGGGCCATGGTGGCGCATAAGCTGCGCACGTTCCTGACCATGCTGGGCATCATCATCGGCATTGCGTCGGTGGTGAGCGTGGTGGCCCTGGGGCAGGGCAGTCAGCAGACCGTGCTCAACAATATCGCCTCGATCGGCACCAATACGATCAATATCTATCCCGGCAGCGGCTTTGGCGACCGGCGCTCGGCGCGCATCCAAACCCTGGTGCCCTCCGACGCGGCGGCCATCGGCGAGCAGCCCTTTGCCGATAGCGTCTCCCCACAGGTCAGCTCCAACGCCACCGTGTTGTTCCGCGCCACCTCCTCCAATGCGACGGTGACGGGCGTCGGCGCGGGCTATTTCCAGGTCAACGGGCGCACCTTCACCGATGGGGTGGGCTTTACGCCCGCCAGCGTTAGCCAGATGACGCAGGAAGCCGTCATCGACAAAAATGCCAGCGACGCTTTCTTCGTCAACGGCGAGGAACCGGTGGGGCAGGTGATCATGCTCGACAATGTGCCGGTGCGGGTCATCGGGGTGGTGGCCAATGTCACCGGCTTCGGCCCGGGCGGCAATTCAGCCAATGTCTATGTGCCCTATACCACCGCGATGCGCCGCATCCTGGGGCAGAGCTACCTCAGCTCGGTCGCGGTGCGCGTCGCCGACAGCTATGACATGAGCGAGGCCGAGGCCGATATTACCGAGCTGCTGACGCGGCTGCATGGCGGCAAGACCGATTTTTTCCTGCAGAACACGGCGACCATTCGCGAAACGATTGAATCCACCTCGCAAACCCTGACCCTGCTGATCTCCACCATTGCAGTGATTTCATTGGTGGTGGGCGGCATCGGGGTGATGAATATCATGCTGGTCAGCGTCTCCGAGCGGACCAAGGAGATCGGCATTCGCATGGCGGTGGGGGCGCGGCGCGGCGATATCCTGCGCCAATTCCTGATCGAGGCGGTGCTGGTCTGCTTCGTCGGCGGCGCCGCCGGGGTGGCGCTGAGTTTCGGGCTGGGCAGCGCGCTGACGGCGCTCGTGCAAGGCGCGACGGTGCGCTACTCGGCGGAGTCGATTGTCTTGGCGATCCTGTCGTCGAGCCTGATCGGGGTGGTGTTCGGCTTCATGCCGGCGCGGTCGGCGGCAAGGCTGGACCCGGTGGAGGCACTGGCGCGGGAGTAGAAGGGGTATCCCCTCAATAGTCCTTCTCGTAGAACACGCCCATGCTGGTATTGCCGTCCTGCCCGGCAGCACCGGTGACCTTGAGGTCATTGGTGACATCGAGATTAATCGTCACCTTGCTCTGCCCATTCGCCCCGGCCTGCACGCCGAGATAGACATTATCCTGGATATAGGTGCCGGCCTGCACCGCGACATTGCCCGCGTCGTCGGTGACGATGTCGAGATCGTCCAGCCCGGCCGCACTGCGCAGGCTATCGACCAGACCATTGCCGCCACCGCCCATCAGCGAGGCAGCAGCACCGGCCAGCTTGGCCAGTTGCAATGGCGACAGCTCGCTCATGGAGCGTTTGAAGATCAGTTGGCTCAGCACTTCGTCCTGCGGCAGCATGGGTGTCGAGGTGAAGCTGACGGCAATGTCGGAGGCGCGGCCAGAGACGGTGACATAGACGGTGATGCCCTCGCCCTCGGTTTCGGCGACGAAATTGAGGAAGGGGTCGAGATCGCCCACCAGGGTCACTTCCCCGCTCTGGAAGGTGACGCGCTGGCCGAGAATCGCGAGGCGCCCGCGATTGAGCGAGAAAGCGCCGACCGGTTGGATATCGCTGACCGGGCCGGTGAGACGCACCGAGCCACCCACTTCGGCATCGAGCCCGCGGCCACGAATGAAAATCTGGTTGGGCGCGTTGACATTGACATCGAGTACCACGCCGCTGGGACGGGTCTGGGGAATGGGCGCGCCGCGCTCGTCCACCTTGGCGCGGGCCAGGGTCTGTTCCACTGCCGGCGGAGTGCGCACATGCTGCACGTCGATCAGTTCGGCGCCGCCGCCAAAGCTGTCCGGCACGGTGATATTGGCTTCCTCGACCAGCACATCGCCGGACAGCAGCGGCGAGCCGGTGAGATTGCCCGTCAGCGCAAGCTGGCCCGAGGCGGTGGCTACGAACAGATTGCCGTCGGCATAGCGGGCCGAGTTGAGCGCGATGCGTAAGTCGGCCGGGAAGTTTGCGCTGAGGCCAATCGAGCCCGAGGCCGAGACGGAGCCCCCGGTCGACAGATTAGCCGAGAAATTGTTGATGACGGCGCGTTCGCCCGACAGCGCTGCAGACCCCGTAATGCCTTCGAGCCGGGCATTGAGTTCGGGATCGACATAGCCGCCATTACTGATCGAGGCCGTGCCGCCGAACTGGGGCGCCGAAATGGACCCGCTGACCCGGGCGTCGAGATTGGCCGTGCCGCTGAGCTGGCCGCCGCGATCGGCCACGAATTGATTGGCCAGCGCGAGGGGCGCCGAGCCATTGATGGTGAGATTGAGCCCATTGCCCGCCAGCGGGATCGTGCCCGAGCCGGTCAGGGTCAGGCCGCCCGAGCCATTGGCACTGAGCGCCGCCAGGGTGACGGTGTTATTGGCAAAGCTGCCATTGGTGGTGACGCTGAGCGGGGCAATGCCGAATTCGCTGATCGCGGCGGCATTGATGCCCTGCCCCTGCGCCTGGAAGCTGACGCGCGGCGCGCTGCCCGTGCCGCCAATATTGGCGCGGCCATTGAGCGTGCCGGCCAGGCCCAGCTCGGGCATGATGGCATTGGCGATCGAGAGCGGCAGCGCGTTGATATCAACGACGAGGTCGAGCGCTTCGCCGGCCGTACCATTGGCGGTGATGCTGCCCGAGCCGACATTGAAGCGCACCGCATTGAGCGCGACATTGGAGCCGGACACGGAAAGAATTGTGGGCTGCGCCAGCGCCGCGGCGAGCTGGCCCTGCCGAAGTTGCGCGCGGTCCAGCGCCAGCCGGTAGCCTTGATCGATGGGGGTGAGCGAACCCGCCACATCCACATTGGTGCCGGTGGCGAGCGCCGCCTGGGCGTCGAATGCCGTGGTATTGCCGGTCTGGTTGGCCGAGGCGGTCAGCGTATTGATGGTCACCCCGGCCGCAGCAACATTGCTGGCATTGGCCGCGCCATCGATCACCGGCACGCCGAACAGATCAGCGATGGTGGCATTGATATCGGCAGCGCCGACCCGGATGTCATTGACGGCCAGATCGCGCACGTCGCCGCGAATATTGGCGCCTTGCTTGCCATCGGTGGGGGTGAGCTGGATATCCGCATTCACCGCGCCCTTGGCCTCGAGCAGGGCCAGGGCGGCGGCCACCGAAACATCGGGCGCCACCACGCTCAGCCCGCCATCCAGCAAGCTGGTTTTGGCATTGCGGACAATCCCACCAGTGATGCGCGTGCCCGCGGCCTGGAAATCGAGATTGGCGAGGGATTGTTCGGTCTCGGTAACCGCGACGTCACCGGCAAGACTGGTGCGGAAGCCGTCCAGTTCGGCGGCGCCGCTGAGCTGCCCATCGAGCCGATCGACATTGTAGCGGCCGGCAAAACCGATTTTCGCATCACGCAGGTTGCGATCGACCAGGCTGCCGCTGGCGACAGTGGCATCGAGATTGAGATCGATGACGTTGTCCTGCCCCTTGGCGGTCCCCACCACCTTGAGCGGGCCGCTGGCGGCGTCGGACAGTAGGCCCAGATCGCTCAGGTCGAGATTAAAGGTGAAATCGGCCAGGGCATTGGAATAGGTGCCATCGGCCAGCATCTGCACCTGATTGTTGGCGATGCGGAAATTCTCGGCAACCAGGCCCGCCTCAGTGCGCGCGACCCGGCCGGACAGCGCCACCGTGCCGGCCAGCAGGCGGTCGGCCGTTTCGTCGTCGATGGCCAGATTGGTGCCCGAACCATCCAGCGTCAGATCGAATCCGCCGGTCAGCGGCGTCAGCGAGCCGGTCGCCTTCAAATCCAGCGCGCCGTCGAGCTCGCGCCCGGCCAGACCCGAAAAGGGCGAGATGCTGGACGTCTGCAGACCAATATCGCCATTGAATTCGAGGCCATCGAGCTGGCC
Proteins encoded in this region:
- a CDS encoding efflux RND transporter periplasmic adaptor subunit; protein product: MKTVTKIVLALVVIAGAGAAGWWFFAAPKAATVPNTVTVGRADIEQTVLASGVLQANSLVSVGAEVSGRIDAVNVKLGQDVKKGDVIAEIDSLNQENAVKAAQAALTAIEAQKRAQEATLVQAEAALARNTSLSAGNLVSKTDLDSAQAAVDSSLAQIDQLDAQIAQAQLSVESAQLNLSRTKIVAPNDGTVVAVLVEAGQTVNANQTTPTIVKIADLDTMVIKAEISEADVVRVAAGQRVYFTILGEPDKQIDATLREIEPAPTSISSDSTSTDTAIYYNGLFDVPNPDHKLRISMTAQVTIVLDEVENALVLSSGLVTRRGPDGNAMVLVYNPDTEQTEPRRVEVGLNNNVMAEIKSGLNEGDEVVASGASGVRVPTGGQGGRGPGAGGLIGFGGGPRP
- a CDS encoding MacB family efflux pump subunit, which produces MTDSNTPIISLRGLNRVFATGGEAVTVLRDIDLDIHQGELVAIIGQSGSGKSTLMNILGCLDKATTGKYTFGGKDVGRLGPDALAELRREHFGFIFQRYQLLPDLDAVENVEIPAIYAGVDATARRQRAIDLLTRLGLGERLSHRPNALSGGQQQRVSVARALMNGGEVILADEPTGALDSHSGKELLALLHELHGEGHTIIIVTHDASIAAQAERVIEISDGVIIADRRNGEETRNDRTKQAIRHIARWREGLDRAGEAFRMALRAMVAHKLRTFLTMLGIIIGIASVVSVVALGQGSQQTVLNNIASIGTNTINIYPGSGFGDRRSARIQTLVPSDAAAIGEQPFADSVSPQVSSNATVLFRATSSNATVTGVGAGYFQVNGRTFTDGVGFTPASVSQMTQEAVIDKNASDAFFVNGEEPVGQVIMLDNVPVRVIGVVANVTGFGPGGNSANVYVPYTTAMRRILGQSYLSSVAVRVADSYDMSEAEADITELLTRLHGGKTDFFLQNTATIRETIESTSQTLTLLISTIAVISLVVGGIGVMNIMLVSVSERTKEIGIRMAVGARRGDILRQFLIEAVLVCFVGGAAGVALSFGLGSALTALVQGATVRYSAESIVLAILSSSLIGVVFGFMPARSAARLDPVEALARE
- a CDS encoding translocation/assembly module TamB domain-containing protein; amino-acid sequence: MARLTMHHRRLLATGLVLCGLGVPAAIVAQDVLTMSDQQQKDWLTSFVQDRLSTPERQISLSNIDGVLGSNVSVREITISDAEGVWLRVNNATLTWNQAALFLGKLDVQSLKADSIEYLRNAVPTEGADLPPAEAGSLQIPEFPVAVVLQELAIPKVTFGEGVFGLGSEISLNGAFTLEGGNLTTNLDIVRLDGPGGTLDLDVDYKKADNSVDLGLALVEPADGVIANLLNIENRPAMNLSLKGAGPVADLRTELVLQANQQTALSGVATVTQQPEGFAIAADLRGPLSTLMAEPYRPFFGAETALTANALVRSAGGLSISGLKLTGGQLALEASAETTPDNFLRQLVLNATVADPAGGAVTLPVPGSATHVQSAQFNIDFGAGNSEDWSSNLSIGGFQSPGFAADTLALTLGGVAANLSDPATRRLTFNGDGTLAGIAASDEVEAALGDSIGLGIAGLWNAGQPVQLAQFRVVGKALTAALQGQLDGLEFNGDIGLQTSSISPFSGLAGRELDGALDLKATGSLTPLTGGFDLTLDGSGTNLAIDDETADRLLAGTVALSGRVARTEAGLVAENFRIANNQVQMLADGTYSNALADFTFNLDLSDLGLLSDAASGPLKVVGTAKGQDNVIDLNLDATVASGSLVDRNLRDAKIGFAGRYNVDRLDGQLSGAAELDGFRTSLAGDVAVTETEQSLANLDFQAAGTRITGGIVRNAKTSLLDGGLSVVAPDVSVAAALALLEAKGAVNADIQLTPTDGKQGANIRGDVRDLAVNDIRVGAADINATIADLFGVPVIDGAANASNVAAAGVTINTLTASANQTGNTTAFDAQAALATGTNVDVAGSLTPIDQGYRLALDRAQLRQGQLAAALAQPTILSVSGSNVALNAVRFNVGSGSITANGTAGEALDLVVDINALPLSIANAIMPELGLAGTLNGRANIGGTGSAPRVSFQAQGQGINAAAISEFGIAPLSVTTNGSFANNTVTLAALSANGSGGLTLTGSGTIPLAGNGLNLTINGSAPLALANQFVADRGGQLSGTANLDARVSGSISAPQFGGTASISNGGYVDPELNARLEGITGSAALSGERAVINNFSANLSTGGSVSASGSIGLSANFPADLRIALNSARYADGNLFVATASGQLALTGNLTGSPLLSGDVLVEEANITVPDSFGGGAELIDVQHVRTPPAVEQTLARAKVDERGAPIPQTRPSGVVLDVNVNAPNQIFIRGRGLDAEVGGSVRLTGPVSDIQPVGAFSLNRGRLAILGQRVTFQSGEVTLVGDLDPFLNFVAETEGEGITVYVTVSGRASDIAVSFTSTPMLPQDEVLSQLIFKRSMSELSPLQLAKLAGAAASLMGGGGNGLVDSLRSAAGLDDLDIVTDDAGNVAVQAGTYIQDNVYLGVQAGANGQSKVTINLDVTNDLKVTGAAGQDGNTSMGVFYEKDY